In Erigeron canadensis isolate Cc75 chromosome 8, C_canadensis_v1, whole genome shotgun sequence, the DNA window ATTATGTGTTGGTCCGTTCCACAGAAAATGATGTTTAAAGAAGTCTAATAAAATGCAAGAAAGTTTACCGTGTTAACATCCGAAAGACCTCCTTCAGCATAACCATAAAGAAGATATTCGGTTGCAACTCCTGCTAATGCTATACATGAAAACTTGTTCAACATCTGAACATGTACCCTCATTAGTAACTTATTTTGGGCATCTCTCAATGCATTTAGGTAATATTGGTTAGTGGTATTGAAGTATCCCAATTATTAGTACAAGTCCATCCCAAAGTCAACTCACTAGATTGAAAAATAGCTTTCACAGACTTAGAAGACCACTTGCAGTTTATACTCGTAAaacagtaggagtatacttaatcCACACCATTAATTTCTTTTCTCATGAAAAATACAGTTTTTAAAGGATTTTGTAGATAAAGATGAGACATACCGTGGCTGTTACTCTTCCTGCGCTTATCTGCAAATAAACTTGCGCACTTTAGGCAAAGTCTACATACACAAACTCCAACAAGAACTTAGATCAATTCATCTTCATTCTCAACTTTCATTTTAGAGATTACTTTACCAAGATGTGTGTATAAATGTGGATCATATACCAGATTATGTAATAAATTTCCTTTCATTTTGTccccaaaaactaaaataattataataaaactaattgtttcaTGTTATAATATCATTTAAGTTTGAAGAGAAAAAATGACACAATTTGTTATATTTAGAAGTTCATCTGTAGTTTGCGCAGAACCCGTTCTAGAACAATATACAAATACACAATAATTTATTTTCATACaagttttattttaacataGGGTTTATGTTCAAAATAACCCTATGCTAAAATATATTATCTTCAAAATTTACAAGGGTCTGAGTGGGGAAATTTATAGAATCACTACAACTCGTAGGAAAAGCAATGACAATTTGGAGATGAAGTAAATTTACAAACTTAAACTTGGGAAGTAGAATTAGAAACGAGGAGACGACAATATTGACCCTGCACTCGTGAAGTGGAAGTTTTTTAGTGTACACTCTCCTAAATTTTTATATCCAAAAATTCAGAATACTATTGTAAATTGTAATGGTGCTGAACCCAGATTGAGCCATTTTGACACAATTTAAAGGGACATGCAGGTCAGCTCAACATAATTTAagccattttgacccatttaaaaAATTACCCATTCCAACTTGAATATCTGATCTACTATTTAACTCTGAAAAGAATGACAAAAGAAAAAGGCTTACTTGTTCAGTAAACTCAAAATCCACAAAAACAGTCCCTGCTTGAACATTAAGTGATCCTTCCCTCTGAAAAGCTTCCAAACTTGACAGACTATATGCCTTGGGAAGAATTCCCAGCAAATACGCAATCAAGAAATGTCCAGCTTCATGCTGCAGGAAGAAAAATATTCAACTGTTTTTCTAGATAACACATGGCACTAAAAATGTTAATTGAGAAACAGAGATGTATAACTTGAATAACTCGGTTGTGATACTTTTGACTGATGTTATGGCCAATGGTATCAAGAAAAAGGTTGCTGAGTCCTCCAGCAAAAGCGACCTGTGATCAATCAACTTCATTAGTCTGCTATTAAGACATACAGAACTACATGTGTACAGTGTTCAACAAATCTCAGCTTATAGAATCTCATTCTATGAGAAGACAGATTTAATTTAGAAACAGTGCTCTATTTGTATCAGTTTTGGTTTTGCATGGCCGAGTGATACTAGTTTCCTTTAACCTTTGGGCAGGGTTTATTCTTATTGACATGTTGAAAACCTTTTTTGTTAACCTCTTGCTTTGTAAAGGCTAAAGTTCATCAAGACATGGAAACTCTCAAGGGAAAGCTGTACAACACTCATAGATGATTATCATATAATCTTTCAACCTTAGAAACACGATATCACTAACCATTGTGAAAACCTCATCATATCAAATCACAGCCCAAGGCCAAGATAGAAAAATGCAGATCTCAAATTCAAAAATGACCACTTTCTCTGCAAGAAATTCAATTGGTGGATCTTGAAAACTTAAGAATATCAAGTATGCTTAGACACAAACACCAAAGCAATAGGTTGATATTTGAGTGCTTGCTGGTATAAATGTGGATCATATACCAGATTACAACAGATACAGGAAAAAATATATGGAATACATACCAAGTCCAATGTCCATAGGAAAAAGACTGGCAATGAAATATATAAGAGCTCTTCAGggccaaaatcaaatacattccAGGCAGAAACAATGCCCAACAAAGCTGCAATCAACAAATTTCTTTCTATAGCACCCAGGGTGTTGTCCTTTGGGGATAGAAGTGACGATGCCTCTATGCCGTTCAGTTTTAGTTCGCTTAAGGTGTATAGCCTTTGAGGTACCTGTATTAAATCCTCTTATTCAGTCATGACAATTTTAAACTGAACACGGTGAAAAGTGTACTGTTATTGAAGGTTATAAGTATCTGCAACATACCTAACAAATAA includes these proteins:
- the LOC122579522 gene encoding uncharacterized protein LOC122579522, translated to MNGGLVLSSTTVPQSQWMSFKWRLLGGGGSNSIPYNSCRIFVNHNYVKCLSSSSSSEAETIINGELRKGLLEQVDKELSKGDDRAALSLVKQDLQSNLGGLKCFGTAQQVPQRLYTLSELKLNGIEASSLLSPKDNTLGAIERNLLIAALLGIVSAWNVFDFGPEELLYISLPVFFLWTLDLVAFAGGLSNLFLDTIGHNISQKYHNRVIQHEAGHFLIAYLLGILPKAYSLSSLEAFQREGSLNVQAGTVFVDFEFTEQISAGRVTATMLNKFSCIALAGVATEYLLYGYAEGGLSDVNTLDGLLKSLGFTQKKADSQVRWALLNTIQILRRHERARAHLAKAMSEGKSVGCCIDVIEKNIDETDI